DNA sequence from the Streptomyces sp. CA-210063 genome:
GTCGTCGGCCATGTCCTCCATCCGGTTACGCGGCTTGCCGGATGACGAGGCGATGCCGCGCCCGTTGAACAGGATGACCTCACGGCCCTCGGCCAGGCCGTCGGTGAGCAGGGGGTCCCAGTGGTCCATCCCCCCGCGGAGGTGCTGGACGAAGAAGAGCGGGACGCCGGAGGGCTTGCCCCAGCGTCGGTAGGCGAATCGGTCGCCGTCGACCTCGATGAAACCAGTCGGTGCAGTCAGGTGCGTGTCACTCATGGCCTGCCCCTTTCTGTAGCGGGTGCGTCATACGATTACGGTCATCATCCAAAAAGTCAACCGCTTTGATGTCGATCGACATCTATGTACGCTGGACTGTCGAGCACGCTGGACTGTCGAGCGTCGACCGAGGAAGGGGCGGCTGGACATGCGGGTCACCAAGGCACAGTCGGAGCGCAACCGTGCGCACATAGTCGCGACAGCATCCAGGCTGTTCCGTGAGCGCGGCTATGACGGTGTCGGCGTGGCAGAACTGATGGCAGCCGCCGGGTTCACCCATGGCGGGTTCTACAAGCACTTTCGCTCCAAGGCCGACCTGATGGCCGAAGCGTCCGCAAGCGGGCTCTCGCGGACTGCGGCACGGGCAGAAGGTCTGGACCCCGCCGAGTTCGTCGAGAACTACGTCTCCCGGGAGCATCGCGACGGGCGCGGTGACGGCTGCACCATCGCGGCCCTCAGCGGCGACGCCGCCCGTCAGTCGGCGGACATCAGGGCAGAGTTCGAAGCCGGGATCGAGAACCTGCTGACGGCCCTTCAGGCC
Encoded proteins:
- a CDS encoding TetR/AcrR family transcriptional regulator; translated protein: MRVTKAQSERNRAHIVATASRLFRERGYDGVGVAELMAAAGFTHGGFYKHFRSKADLMAEASASGLSRTAARAEGLDPAEFVENYVSREHRDGRGDGCTIAALSGDAARQSADIRAEFEAGIENLLTALQAQSDTPGDADQRAARSMVIGMLAHSIGAIMLSRACPDGSLLADEILDVCRKEILASLTHGDSDQSEARGLGA